GGTCGGCAGGAACTGAATTACGACGATGGCCGCCTGCTCGGTAACCTCGACTGGCTGCAGCAGGCGCGAAGGCACGACGGGGCTGTGTTAAAATATGAAACCGGGCCGTGGATGCTGCATGCCGGTGGCGCTTTCAATCAAAATAAAGAAAACGCAGCAGGCACATTGTATAACGGAACGCCGCCCGGAGCTTACCCTGCCAATACCAATGGCGGCGCCATGTACAAGGGAATGGAGTTTATTTACGCTGGTCGCAAACTGAAAAAAGGAAATGTATCCCTGCTCCTGTTTGCCGATCAGTTCTCGCGCTACCACAACGACTCTGTCGATAACAAACCCGTGAAAACCTGGGATGCCGGCGCTTATCACCGCTTTACCGGCGGTGTGTACTTCACCAATACATTCCACGATCTCACGGTCACGTCCTCAGCCTACTACCAGACCGGCAAAACGGCCGACGGCGTAAAGCTCGATGCAGCGCTGTTCTCCGCCGCTTTCCAATATGCATTGAGCAAAAAAGTAAGTGTAGGAATAGGTGGTGATTATACGACAGGCGGCGGTGCGGGCAAGGCCTTCGATCCGCTGTACGGCACGCCGCATAAGTTCTGGGGATACATGGATTACTTCTATGTGGCATCCGGCTTTGGTGCGCGCGGCTTGCAGGATTATTACCTGCGCCTGAAAACAAAACCGGGCGAAAGGTGGATGCTGAATGCCGATGTACACCAGTTTTACAGCGCCAGCGATATTGTTGGCCATAACCGCAACTTCGGCCAGGAGCTGGATCTGACAGCCAACTTCGCGCTTACGAAAGTGATTGGTTTTGAAGCCGGGTATAGTTTTTTTAATAGTCAGCCCAACCTTACGTCGCCGGGTGTGAAGAACGTTGCCAATGCACAAAGCGCCAATCACTGGGCGTATCTCATGATCAATATAAAACCATCTTTATTGTTTAAATAGCCGTTCGCTTTTATAAATTCCCATTTCAGCGATGAATAACTACATAGCAAATAGGGCTGTCCCCGCTACGGGGCGGCCTTGTTATTTTAATTGCTATCTTTAAATTATGGCCGACAATCAATACTATGTATCCACGGAAAAAGAGCGGCTGGATGTGGAGGTGATTACCGAGTTCCTGAGCCGCAGGTCTTACTGGGCAAGGGGTAGAAGCCGCGAAGAAGTGGAACGCTCGATCAAACATTCGCTTTGTTTTGGTGTATATACCGAAGCGGGCACGCAGGTCGCTTTTGGCCGCGTCGTTACAGATTATACCGTATTTGCCTGGGTGATGGACGTGTTTGTACTCGAACCTTATCGCGGGCAGGGCATCAGTAAACTACTCATGGAAAACATGCTGGCACACCCCGAACTGCAAACCCTGAAACGCTGGGGACTTGGTACCAGCGATGCCCACCGGCTTTACGAGCAGTTCGGCTTCCGCGGCCTGTCGCATCCCGAAAAGATGATGGAACGTTTGTAGCTACCGTTTAATATCCGTATCCACCGGAATATGGCCCCAGTGGCGGCTGATGGACAGTATCTGCCCTTTGTGATGAAATTCGTGCGTGATCACGTGCGTAAAAAGTTCCAGCGCCGTACTGTCCCCGATGCGCGCCTGCGGGTCGGGATAACGCGCGAAGAAATCTGCCAGCAGCAGGTTGATCTCCGCAAACAATTGCCGCGCATCGTCGATGTTTTGCACCTGCTCGTACGGCGTAAACGGCAACTCCTGTTGCAGTGCATCCTGGCCGATCCAGCCCTGGTAAGTGTTACAGATATGCACGAGCAGGTTACGGATACTACCACCGCGCCCAAATCCTTCGCAGGGCTGTAGGAAATGCGCATCGCTCAGCGTGGCGCAATAGTCGAGCAGCACTTGCCGCGAACCCTTTACCATATCGTATTGCAGTTGCATCATGATAATAAAGTTAACAACTTTGGTACCAGCTGAGGGGACTTTTCTCAGCCGCCGTTGTGTCACTCACTTGTACCCCGGCACTTTTTTCATCATTTCAAAAAAGTGACTACCTTTACGCCCTCAACCTGCAACAACCTCACTTAAAACAATCATCCAGCATTACTGCAAATACCTCTGCCCAGGACCACCGGTCTTCGGGAAGCTGTATTGGCGTCTAAAATAAAAACATGAACAGAAAAACATTTGTATCACTTGTATTAATCCTCGGGTCCCTCACCGCATTGGGCCCCTTCTCCATAGATATGTACCTGCCAGGCTTTCCGGCGATCGCGAAGTCGTTGAACACAACGGTGTCGCATGTATCATTGTCGCTCGCCAGTTATTTTATCGGCATCTCTGCCGGACAGTTATTGTACGGCCCTTTGCTCGATCGTTTCGGCCGTAAGCCGCCGTTGTTCATCGGGTTGGGTGTATATATACTCGCTTCCATCGGCTGCTCGTTCGCTGCGGGCATCGATCAGTTAGTAGCGCTTCGTTTCATCCAGGCGATCGGCAGCTGCGCTGCGGCTGTGGCGTCTATCGCTATGGTGCGTGACCTGTTCCCGGTGGAAGAAAATGCAAAAGTATTTGCCCTGCTGTTTCTCGTGGTAGGTGCTTCGCCGATGATCGCGCCGGCAGTAGGTAGTTATGTAACGGCCGCCTGGGGCTGGTCGTCCGTGTTTTGGGTGTTAGGAGGAATGGGATTGGTGCTGCTGCTAGTGTGCGTATACTTCCTACCCGATAGTTACAAGCCCGACACTACGCTGTCGCTCAAACCAGGCCCCATCATCTCCAGCTTTTTATCCGTGATACGGGAGCCGCAGTTTTACACCTACGCCCTCGCCGGCTCCTTCGCTTTTTCCGGCTTGTTCGCCTACGTAGCCGGCTCGCCATTACTGTTCATGAAAGTGTTCGGCCTCAGCGAAAAGATGTACGGATGGCTTTTTGCAGGCCTTTCTGTAGGATTTATCGGATCTAACCAATTGAATACACTCGTACTTCGCAAATATCGGAGTGAGCAGATAGTGCCCGTTGCGCTTGCCTGCCAGGCCATTACCAGTGTGATATTTGTGCTGGGCGTGTATAACGGCTGGTTTGGATTGGGTGCTACATTGTTCCTGCTGTTTATCTTTTTAAGTTGCCTCGGCTTCACGAATCCGAATACATCTGCTTTATCACTTGCTCCATTCACCCGTAATGCCGGTACCGCTTCTGCTTTAATGGGTGCGATGCAACTCGGCATCGGTACACTGGCTTCCGTAGGCATCAGCCTGTTCGATGAGAAAGCGGGCGCGCTGCCAATGGTCGGTATTATGGCTTTTTCGAGCATCGCCGCGCTGGTGTTGTTACTGGTAGGGCGCCGTAATATCGGGCAGCTGGCTACCGGTAGTGGGGCGGGAATGATGGCGCACTAGGTGCATGCGGTTCGGAACCGCGACGTAGCAGTAAAAAATAGCATGCGTAGGGTCTGGAACTGCGACGTAGCGGTAAAAAACATCATGCGTGGGGTCTGTGACTGCGACGTAGCGGTAAAATACCGCGTGGAGCATCGTCTGGGGCGCGCGTCACCCCAGCCGTCATCGCGAGCGCGCGAAGCGAACCTCCGCTCTAGTCTTCGCTGCAGTCAAATCGGGTACCCGTGAACCACTGGCGCGGAGACTACACACGATGATTGCTTCACTTCGTTCGCAAAGACGTTGGGTGGTGCAACGTCCTCCTTTCGCTTCCCCGCCTTTGCTTTCCTTAGCCTTGTGTTCCCTCCGCCTTTTGCTTCCCTCTGCCTTCGCTTCCTCCCTTTTCGCCTCTTTTCCCCTTCGCCACCACTTCTCCTTCTCGCTTGCTCCATCCTCCCCCAACCCCATGAACCCCTTGCACACCGCCTTATACAAATGGTAATATATTCTATGTGAGGGTTTTCAAAATTAATTGGTAATCAGTGCGTTTTTAGCTAAATTCGATGTCCCGCAGAGAAACAGAAAACTCAATTTGCATCACACTAATCTATCGTCGCGTTATGGCCCCATTAAATAATTACAACCCTCCCGTTTCGCGGGATCTCAATTACAAAACGCTCATCTGCCAACTATCCACTGCACTCAAGGTTCCTGAGGCACTTGTTACCTATGTACTGCTGGAAAAACTGTACAGCGAAAAGCCACTAGAGTGCAAACGGTTCCTGCCGCAGAGTGCACTGCATCATAGTGTTACTTTATCAAAGGGAACATACCAGCTGATCACGCTGTACGATCGGATGTTTTTGCGCTTTGCAGATGGGACAACTATTTCGGCCTGCCATGCGGATATGACATGGGCAGAGTTTTTTCGGGAGAAGTGTATCGGTCGTCCGCAACAAATATTTACCACGCTCCTGGAGGTAATGAGAAAGCGGGGACTTTAGGTTTTCAGCTTAATTGATCGATAATTTCCTGCCAGATGATCCGCGCCACCTGTTCGCGCTCTACAACTCTTAATCTGTCTGGCAAAGGGGCCAGGTCTGTAGCGGCAACTTCCTATACTTCATTATTGGCTTCTGCAATACTGTTGAACTGCTCGCCTGGGGCTAGTACCTGGTAAGTTGTTGTTCCTTCTTCGGCATTTACATCAATGTAAAAGTTGTAAGGCCTGTGATCAATGTACACCGTTATAATTGAAGCATCCATGGTGGAAGATTTTGATCTGCAATTCGTACATAAAATTCCGTACCAGAAATACCACTAACCTTCATATATCCAACAAAATAGCTACTGTGGACACGATATCGGCAATGTGCCGTGAGGCTACTGTCCCGTTGGCAGCCATACCAGTGCAGTGTGGAACAAATCCCTCAGGTGCGGTGTCGTGCGTTGGCAGCCAGCCGCAAAAAAAGGCTGACCGCAACGGCCAGCCTCAATAAAGATTCAGTAAGGATTCCTAAAAGATCTTCAAGCCGGTCGCCGTCAGCAACCAATACACGCCCACAAACACTGCCGCGAACGAAAGCGACAACGCAAAGTAACGCGTCACGGCCCGCCGGGCACGTTTAAACGGAATGGCCACCAGGAACACTGGTAGCGCCACCGCGAAGTTGATCACGACCAGTACGGTTGTGAACAGCAAAGTGAACACGGCAGGTTGTATGACGATGCCGCGTATCAACCCATATAATGCACCCATGAGCGCGCCGACTACCACAAAGCAGGCAGCGTACTGCATGCCCTTCTTGATGTTAAACACAAAGTATAACCAGCCCGAAAGACTTGCCTGTTGCAGCACCGGCACTTTTTCCTGGCGTGGCCGTTCGCCGTTTTTGCGTTGCTTTTTATAACGCGGCCACCAGATGATGAAGCCGGTAACGAACAACACCAGCGGCATTAAGCCTCCGATGATAGCGAGTATTTGTGTGGGTAGTCCCCCGAAAGAACCGTAATGGATGGGCGTTAGCCAGCTGAGGTAAGCATTTCCCACATCGGGGAAGTCGGCCCGGCTGCTTAAAAGAATTTTGCCGCTGTACTGATCGATCATGATCATTTCGCGGTTGCCTTCCACCGGCAAACGTGTGCCCAGCATATCGATGCGCCAGTTCGACACGCTATCGTGCGGCAGCGAGATGCCTGCGGCACGGCTGCCCGGCATATGTTGTTCCGCAATCCGTACGATCTCTGCCGGCGACAAAGGCTGTGCGCCCGCCACGTAAATGCTTTGTACGCTGAGCAGTTTCGCTACGCCCTGCGGGGGCTGGCCGCTCAGGATAAACAGCAGCGGCACCACCAGCATGGAAAAGGTGATGCACACACCGGTAAGGGATAATAAACTCACCACCGGTGCAGAGTAAAAGCCCAGCACGTTATGCCAGTCATAGTTCTGCCGCTTGAAGCTGGCTTTGAAATTAACGGTAAGTACAGATTTTAGCTGTTTCCATTTATCGGGTATCCATAAACGCAGGCCGCTGATCGTGAGTATCAACAGGCAGAGTGTGGCCAGGCCTACGATATATTGCCCTGCTACCGGCACGAGCAGGCTGGTATGCAGGTCGGTTACTACATGAATGAAGCTGGTTTCGTATATACGTTTGCCGGAGAGGTCGCCGGTGTATGGATTGAAAAAGAATTGCTCCTCTGTATCGAAATTATACCCATGGTACGCGTCGTTAGGTTTGTCGCCCAGGTTCTGGATATAATCGAGATGAATGGTCGGGTGTTTTTGTCCGATCACCGTAATGGCTTCACCCAGGGGGATCTTTTGCTGTTGGGCCAATACGTCGAACAGTTCGCGGTTGAGTGCGCGATCTATTTCATCATCAAAAACCAATATGCTGCCTGTAAGACCGGTAAATGCGACAATCGCACCGGCAATGATGCCAAGGTAAAGGTGCCACTTGCCGAACCAGCGTGACTGATGTTTCGCCCAACGGAGGCGTTTTTGTTGCTTCATGGAGTTGACCGTTTCGCGGAGTTGTTCGTAACTAGTTGTCGGGTACACTCCCGCTACGTACGGAAACGATAACGGGAATGTCCCTTGCTTTCACAGCTGACGCAAAAATAGCTGAGCAACACTGCCGCTGAAAGACGGATCGGGAAAATATATTACGGAAAAGGGAAAACGATTATTCAAACAGGGTCTGTTCTTCGGTATAATAAGTCTTTCGGCCACCTTTGGTTTTTTGCAGGATGGGGTAACCGCCGGGACTTTCCGCGTTTTTATGCTGATGGATTTTTAAAAAGTCGCGCACCTCGCCCGCAATGATGCCCGGCTCTTTCTGCCTGATCTGTTCCATCGCCTCCTTCAAAACGCTTTTGATCGCCTTCAGCAACTTATCGATCATTTCTGCCGGAATGGCCTTTGCGACTGAAAACGGGGAAATGCCTGCCTCCCAGAGTATCTCATCCGCATAAGCATTACCGATGCCGCGAACAACGTGCTGGTCGAGCAACAGGTTTTTTACCGCTGCACGCGACCCCTCGAACCGGCTGGACAGGTATTTGGCCGTCAGTTCCGGCGACAGTGCATCGGGTGCTGTAGCCGCTTCCGGATCGAGGGACACGTTGGCGATGCCCTGGTAATCGGTAAGTGAAAGGGTGCTGCCGTCGTGAAAGTGAAGGCCGAACAGGGTGTTCTTTTGTTCCGCGTTGGTATCAACATATATCAGTTTGCCGTGCAGCATCAGGTGCATACCTAACACATGGTCGTTATCAAAAGCAAAGCGCAGCTCTTTGCCTTCCCGGTATACCTTATGCACCTTGCTGCCTTCCAGTGCTTTACGCAGGCTGGCTGCCGTAGTGTTACTTTTTGCGCCGGTTTTGAGTTGAACTTTGCTCACGGTTTTGCCTTTCAGCATCTTTTGCAGATTGGCGCCAAATACTTGCAGGTCGGGTAATTCAGGCATACAATGGTTTAAAGAGTACGCGCACAATTCATGCCACCGGTAACATTCCGTTTACAATTACTTAATGCACAGATGTTGTTTTCCTGCGATAAATTTGACACATCATCCAATAAAAATATTCAAACTCGCGTAAACGCAGGTCTCACTGCATAGTTTGGGCCGGCCTCCTCAAGGGGCCGGCTTTTTATTGAGGGCCGGATTCGTTACCTTGCAACCGGTTTTATGAGCGAAAAAATACTGATTGTCGAGGATAACTTTATAGAGGCCAACAACCTGCAAATGTTGCTGGAGCGGGCCGGTTATACCGTTAGCGGTATAGCCCCCAGCGTGGATAACGCGCTGTCCTTAATAGAGCGGGAGAAACCTGATTTTGTACTGCTCGACATCTTCTTACGCGGCAAAGCCACCGGCATCGACCTGGCCCGGGAGCTACGTACACGTAACATCGCCTTCATTTATCTTTCCGCCAACTCCGACAAAACCACGCTCGAAGCGGCCAAGGCTACCGTTCCTTACGGTTTCCTGGTTAAACCTTTCCGGGAGAAGGATGTACTTATCAGTCTTGAAATTGCCCGTTACCTTCACCTTCACAACCTTGATGCACTCACCCGCCAGCAACCCGCTACGCCGCTGCCAACACCACCTACGCCACACGGCATCGTGGGCGACAGTCCGCAACTGCAGGAAGTGCTGAAGCATTTACGTATTGTTGCACCGGTAGAAACGGCCGTGCTGCTCACCGGCGAAAGTGGTACCGGTAAGGAAGTGATGGCCCGCTATGTACATGAAATGTCGAACCGGCGCCGTAAGCCCATGGTCATGGTGAATTGCGCGGCATTACCGGCTACACTGATCGAATCTATCTTATTCGGATATGAAAGAGGTGCCTTTACCGGCGCGCGCGATAAAAGCATTGGTAAGTTCGAACAGGCCGATGGCGGCACTATCTTCCTGGATGAAATAGCGGAGATCCCGCTGGAGCTGCAATCAAAGCTGCTGCGCGTGTTGCAGGAAAAAGAAGTGGAGCGTATCGGCAGCACCTCCACCAAAAAAATAGACGTACGCATTATTGCCGCCACCAACCGCAATCTCGAAAAAGAAGTAGCCGAAGGACGTTTCCGGATGGATTTGTATTATCGCATCAACGTATTCCCCGTACACCTGCCGCCACTGCGCGAAAGGAGGGGGACGTGCCTTTGCTGGCCGCCCACTTCCTGGAAATGTATGGCGCTAAAACCGGCAAAGGTAAGGTGCAACTGAGCCGGCAGGCATTGGATACGCTGATGGCGCACCACTGGCCGGGCAACATCCGCGAGCTGGAACATACGCTGGAACGTGCAGTGCTGCTGAGTGAAAATAATGTCATTTCCCGCATCCTGTTACCGGCTGCACCTGCCGATAAAGTGCCGGCCGGACTCAAAACCTTTGAAGAGAACGAGCGCGAACACATCATCGCCGTGCTCCGCCAATGTAACGGAAAGATTTACGGTCCGGGTGGCGCCGCTGAAATCCTCGATATGAATGTGTCTACCCTTAACTCCCGCATTAAAAAACTGGGGATCGATAAAGACAGCCTGTAAATTATACGTGAAGTCTGCTCAACGTTTCGCGCGATACGCCGATGTAGGCGGCGATCAGCGACTTCGGCACGCGCTGGAACAGCGAAGGATATTGTTCCAGTAACTGTCGGTACCTCGACTGCGCATCATTACTCAATAACGCCATCACCCGCCGCTGTAAATGCAAAAAGCCGGAAGTGACTTTCAACCGGGAAAAGTGTTCGAACTTGTGTATTTCAGCACAAAGTTTATGACGATCCCGGGCCGATAGGTAGAGCAGCTCTACATCTTCCAGGCATTGCGTAGTGGAGGTAGCCCTGCCGCCCGTCATGAAAGCCTGGTAGTCGGACACCCACCAGTTCTCCATCGAAAATTGCAGGATGTGCTCTTTACCATCATCATCCGTAGCAGATGTTTTTAGTAAACCTTTCAGGACGAAGTATTCATGCGTCACCAGCTCGCCCGGTTGTATAAGGATGGCGTGCTTCTTAAACCGCTTCAACTGAAAGTGACTGGCGATGTACTCGAACTCGGCGTCCGTCAGTTCAATCAGTTCTTCGAGGTGTTTTCTTAAGAGGGTGTGCATAAGACAAAAGTACGTGATCTATGTCACACCAAAACTGTGAGTTATGTCCTTTACCAGGGTGCGCGATGGCCGTAGCTTTGTGTAAAATTAAAACACACGATATGACATTCTTATTCGCACTCCTGGGCCTTCTTGCACCAAATGCAGACGCCCCGGTGAAAGCAAAAAAAGTACTGTTTGTAGTTACCTCTTTCGGAGAAGTAAAAGGCGCCGGTAAAACCGGTCTTTGGCTCGAAGAATTTTCAACGCCATACTACCTGCTAACGGAAAAAGGTGTGGAAATTACCATCGCTTCCCCTAAAGGTGGTCCGTCACCGATCGACCCGAAAAGCACAGGCGAAAGTTTCCTGACGCCGTCCGCTAAAAAGTTCCTGGCCGATCCGGCGGCGCAGCAACGACTGAATACAACGATCCCGCTCAGCGATATTAACCCGGCTGACTACGACGCCATATTTTATCCCGGCGGCCACGGCCCCATGTGGGACCTTACCGATCATGCGAAGTCAATCGCGTTGATCAGCGGCTTTTATGAACAGGGTAAACCCGTAGCATTGGTATGTCACGCGCCGGCGGTGTTAAAAAATGTAAAGTTGAAAAGCGGTGAATACCTGGTAAAAGGCAAAACAGTGGCTGGCTTTACGAACAGCGAGGAAAAGACAGGCGGTTCACTTGCGATGACACCTTTCTCCCTGGAAGATATGTTGAAAGAGCGTGGCGCAAAATATGAACGCGGTGCAGACTGGGGGCCTTTCGCTGTGGAAGATGGCAACCTGGTGACCGGTCAGAACCCGGCTTCGGCGGAAGTGGTAGCTGGTAAATTACTGGCAGCGCTGGGCGTGAAGTAACTTAGCTTGTTTATGAGATGCGAGCGGCTGTCCGTACGGGCGGCCGCTTTTTTGTTTATCACTTCCTTAACAATATGTTTTATACTTTAACTGCCATAAACCCATCATCGTGTAGCCCGGACCTGTGAATGTAGTTAACCAATATCAACGTGCAGTTAATGAAAATATCCACTTGCCTGTTAATAATCATTATTTGTTGTATTCAACCCGCTAGGGCGCAACAGGCGCCTGTCGAAATTCGTATCGATCCCGATCAGCCGATGGGATCGGCCGTCAGTAAGCTATTTCGATCCGTACAATACATCCCGCTGGAAACGAATAAGGATAACCTGTTCGGGCAGGTAGATAAGTTGTATGTGCTGGATTCGGTTTTTATCGTGGTCGATTATGCCACAAACGCGGTGTACGTTTTTCAGAAAGATGGGCGCTTTCGTACGAAGGTGCTGCTTCCTCCTAAAACAGATGCTTTCTGGGGCGTGCGTTACCTGAATGTAGACTACGGCAGGCAGGCCTTCTCTTTTAAAAGTCCATCCGATGAAATTAAAACCTACGACATTAACGGCCGGCTCTTAGCAACGGAAAAAGATGTAAATGCTGTAGCACACTTTCAAACGCTGGATGGTGTGCGCGTGTACCTTGAGTGCAACTATAATTACAAGCGGCCTAAAACCGATACGCTCGATCATGAATTGAAGTGGCGCTCAGATGAAACGTTACTGAAGGCAGCCTGGCCTTACCAGCCATTTAATAAGGTGATCAATAATGATGACAGGCTGGGTAATTTTGAAGGTGTGTTTTTTTCCTCCGGAGATGCGGTACACCTGCTGCGGCCATATGATCCGCTGGTGTATAAAATTTCTTCCGACACGGTCATGGCAGCCTTCCGTTTCGTGTTCCCACTGGCGTTAACATTGCCGGCCGACTTTATGACCAGCCCTGCCTACTTCGGAAAACGAATCAATTACGTCCGGTTTACGGCGCCCAAAGCCATCTATGGAACGGCTTGTTTTTACCAGGTGAAGAATTGGGTATTCTTTAAACTATTGTCCGGTGGCGGATTAGAGCATAGCTCGTTCCTATATAACCTTGCCAATGGCGGTTTTTACAGTGTAAGCCACCTCGCGCCGGATGCGTCTAATTATTGGCTGCCTATCGGCATGGTTAACGCGTTCGCTACGGGCAATTTTATTACGCATTCCTTCCTGGCGGCAGATCATCAGGCCGTATATGCTGCCATTTCTTCCAGGGAGATGTTTACGGGCAGGGAGGCGGCCAAACAAAAGAACGCTACCTACAATGCTGTGCTGGACGAATATTTCGCGCACAGCGATAAAAAAAGTAATCCTGTAATTATTCAAATGATACCTCGTTAGACGCATGCGTGGCTTTCTTTTCCTGGTGATTTTTTACGGCTGCTGGTCGCAGGCATGGGCTATGCCGGCGGATACGAGTCATACGGGCGTCGTAAAGGGACAGCTGCGCGATACGGCTAATGATATTGATTTATTGTCGGCCACCGTAGCGATCTATCATGCGCAGGATTCCACGCTCATCGGTTATCAGCTGGCAGATGGTTTTGGTGAGTTTCTCTTTCCTAAAGTGCCGGCTGGCGTACGTTTGAAGCTTGTTGCCAGCTACATGGGGTATGAGTCGTCGTCGGTTTTATTCATGGTGGACGGCGAGGTTAATTTGGGAGTGATCGCGTTACAAATACAAAGCCGCCAGTTGCAGGGCGTGTCTGTGATCACGCCGCCACCGGTGCGGGTTAATGGTGATACGCTGGAGTTTTTTGCAGATGCCTTTAGTGTGTATAAAAATGCAGTGGTGGAAGATTTGCTCGTCCGCCTGCCCGGCGTCACCGTTTGGGGCGACGGACAAATTACCGTGAACGGCCGTAAGGTAAGCCAGGTGCTGGTAAATGGAAAGCCCTTCTTCGGCGGTAATACGAATATCGCCATCAAAAATATCCCTAAAGATGCGGTGGAGAGAGTACAGGTGTATACAGATGCGGCAACATCGGGCCGGCAGGAAGATTCTACGACGAATGTGAACATCCAGTTGAAAGCTGATAAGAGCACGGGCACTTTCGGCAAAGTGTCGGCGGGTTATGGTACTGATAACCGGTACGACGCCGATGCCAGCCTGAATATGTTCAATCGCCGCTCCGAGCTGTTGCTGGTGGCGGGCGCCAACAACGTAAACAAAGTGGCGGATCACATTGATGATTTGCAGGAGAATAGTGTGTACAGCAGTAATGGGGTATCCATGAACTACCAGCCGAATTTCAGTATGCCCGGCGCTAATCGCCCGATCGCCGGTGGTGCGCTGTTCACGCATGACTTTATTTCGAATCCAGGCAAAAACAATGTGGACCGCATAAAGGGGACTTACTTCATCCGTGATAACGAACAAATAAACCTGCGCGATGTGCAGACCGTGTTGCTTTCCGGCAGCGACAGTCTGCAACAGGAACGGCGCCGGTCGGAACTGTTTACTTCCGGCACGGTGCAGGATGCGCATGTTCGATATGATAAGAAAAAGAATTTCTACCAATACTATCTCTCTGCCGGACTGCATACAGATAAAAACAGCAGCAGCGAATGGGAGCAGTTGCGACGTACGTTCAATGACAAGTTGTTAAGTACCGGCTCGCAGCACGAACGCATTCATAACGATGATCGAAGGTGGCAGCTGGAGGCTGGTTTTACAAGCAATAAACCATCACTTCGCCCGGCTGAAGTGGAGGTGCGGTACACCCTGTCGTTCGACGATCGCCACGCCATCCGTAATGTGGCGAATACTTTTTCTTTATCATCTGATACCGGGTATATCCGGGATTTGCATCGCCATTATACGACCAGGAGGAGAGAGGCGACGCACCAGTTAAATGCCAGCTTCGGTGACCTGGTGAAATGGTGGCCGGCGGAGAAGCGCCCGGTATCGGGCCTTTCGGCGAAAATCACGAATGCTTTGCAGCTGGTAAGGCGCGATGAGTCGCAGTTGACGAGGGATGAAAGTTTTATCACGGGAGAGCGGGTGGTTAATCCGCGTTTGACGAACGACATGCAGGCGGTGGTGGTGGACGAGCGGCCGGCATTATCCGTCGAAAAAACAATTTCCCGCCACCTGCCGGACAGGTATGCGAAGGATTGGGGGATCAGTTTACAATTACAGGGGCAATATTATTTTCAGCAGACTAAATCATCCCTGGCATATCAAAACATCAGTAGGAGTTATGTAAAAC
This genomic interval from Chitinophaga horti contains the following:
- a CDS encoding alginate export family protein, yielding MFCKKLFRTGACIVLVTIGCYAPLKAQLTLDAQLRTRTEYRDGQGAPLPKTANPALFTSQRTRMAAGWSGYRLKFGLTVQDVRVWGQDVSTINRTTTQDNNGLMLHEAWGEVFLTDTIVKNRSLSLKIGRQELNYDDGRLLGNLDWLQQARRHDGAVLKYETGPWMLHAGGAFNQNKENAAGTLYNGTPPGAYPANTNGGAMYKGMEFIYAGRKLKKGNVSLLLFADQFSRYHNDSVDNKPVKTWDAGAYHRFTGGVYFTNTFHDLTVTSSAYYQTGKTADGVKLDAALFSAAFQYALSKKVSVGIGGDYTTGGGAGKAFDPLYGTPHKFWGYMDYFYVASGFGARGLQDYYLRLKTKPGERWMLNADVHQFYSASDIVGHNRNFGQELDLTANFALTKVIGFEAGYSFFNSQPNLTSPGVKNVANAQSANHWAYLMINIKPSLLFK
- a CDS encoding GNAT family N-acetyltransferase, with the translated sequence MADNQYYVSTEKERLDVEVITEFLSRRSYWARGRSREEVERSIKHSLCFGVYTEAGTQVAFGRVVTDYTVFAWVMDVFVLEPYRGQGISKLLMENMLAHPELQTLKRWGLGTSDAHRLYEQFGFRGLSHPEKMMERL
- a CDS encoding DinB family protein, coding for MMQLQYDMVKGSRQVLLDYCATLSDAHFLQPCEGFGRGGSIRNLLVHICNTYQGWIGQDALQQELPFTPYEQVQNIDDARQLFAEINLLLADFFARYPDPQARIGDSTALELFTHVITHEFHHKGQILSISRHWGHIPVDTDIKR
- a CDS encoding multidrug effflux MFS transporter — its product is MNRKTFVSLVLILGSLTALGPFSIDMYLPGFPAIAKSLNTTVSHVSLSLASYFIGISAGQLLYGPLLDRFGRKPPLFIGLGVYILASIGCSFAAGIDQLVALRFIQAIGSCAAAVASIAMVRDLFPVEENAKVFALLFLVVGASPMIAPAVGSYVTAAWGWSSVFWVLGGMGLVLLLVCVYFLPDSYKPDTTLSLKPGPIISSFLSVIREPQFYTYALAGSFAFSGLFAYVAGSPLLFMKVFGLSEKMYGWLFAGLSVGFIGSNQLNTLVLRKYRSEQIVPVALACQAITSVIFVLGVYNGWFGLGATLFLLFIFLSCLGFTNPNTSALSLAPFTRNAGTASALMGAMQLGIGTLASVGISLFDEKAGALPMVGIMAFSSIAALVLLLVGRRNIGQLATGSGAGMMAH
- a CDS encoding PepSY-associated TM helix domain-containing protein, whose translation is MKQQKRLRWAKHQSRWFGKWHLYLGIIAGAIVAFTGLTGSILVFDDEIDRALNRELFDVLAQQQKIPLGEAITVIGQKHPTIHLDYIQNLGDKPNDAYHGYNFDTEEQFFFNPYTGDLSGKRIYETSFIHVVTDLHTSLLVPVAGQYIVGLATLCLLILTISGLRLWIPDKWKQLKSVLTVNFKASFKRQNYDWHNVLGFYSAPVVSLLSLTGVCITFSMLVVPLLFILSGQPPQGVAKLLSVQSIYVAGAQPLSPAEIVRIAEQHMPGSRAAGISLPHDSVSNWRIDMLGTRLPVEGNREMIMIDQYSGKILLSSRADFPDVGNAYLSWLTPIHYGSFGGLPTQILAIIGGLMPLVLFVTGFIIWWPRYKKQRKNGERPRQEKVPVLQQASLSGWLYFVFNIKKGMQYAACFVVVGALMGALYGLIRGIVIQPAVFTLLFTTVLVVINFAVALPVFLVAIPFKRARRAVTRYFALSLSFAAVFVGVYWLLTATGLKIF
- a CDS encoding Fpg/Nei family DNA glycosylase; the protein is MPELPDLQVFGANLQKMLKGKTVSKVQLKTGAKSNTTAASLRKALEGSKVHKVYREGKELRFAFDNDHVLGMHLMLHGKLIYVDTNAEQKNTLFGLHFHDGSTLSLTDYQGIANVSLDPEAATAPDALSPELTAKYLSSRFEGSRAAVKNLLLDQHVVRGIGNAYADEILWEAGISPFSVAKAIPAEMIDKLLKAIKSVLKEAMEQIRQKEPGIIAGEVRDFLKIHQHKNAESPGGYPILQKTKGGRKTYYTEEQTLFE